The following are from one region of the Mesorhizobium sp. B4-1-4 genome:
- a CDS encoding ABC transporter ATP-binding protein, with product MAEPFLSIQHVRKSYGTNTVVQDFSLDVEPGEFVSFLGPSGCGKTTVLRMVAGFEEPSAGKIVVAGKDITRLKPNQRNVGMVFQAYALFPNLTVAQNIAFGLKVAGMPKADADKRVAEMLDMIKLPQMADRYPYQLSGGQQQRIALARAIAPKPKLLLLDEPLSALDAKVRVSLREEIRSIQKKLGITTIFVTHDQEEALSISDRIAVMYGGKAEQVATPFEIYNRPATKFVANFVGTLNVLEGKVTDAASGKVQVNTQEVELKGKLNGSKSGDTLALALRPEAISLGRQPGRDSSLSGEISEVHFLGSVIRVRVGIGGNTVSLDTFNNSATPPPAVGEKAEISFSSGDMLVLH from the coding sequence ATGGCCGAGCCATTCCTGTCCATCCAGCATGTGCGAAAGTCCTACGGTACCAACACCGTGGTCCAGGATTTCAGCCTCGACGTCGAGCCGGGCGAGTTCGTCTCGTTCCTCGGACCGTCCGGTTGTGGCAAGACCACGGTGCTGCGCATGGTTGCCGGCTTCGAGGAGCCGTCGGCCGGTAAGATCGTCGTCGCCGGCAAGGACATCACCCGGCTGAAGCCCAACCAGCGCAATGTCGGCATGGTGTTCCAGGCCTACGCGCTGTTCCCGAACCTCACCGTGGCGCAGAACATCGCTTTCGGCCTGAAGGTTGCCGGCATGCCCAAGGCCGACGCCGACAAGCGCGTGGCCGAGATGCTCGACATGATCAAGCTGCCGCAGATGGCCGACCGTTATCCCTACCAGCTCTCGGGCGGCCAGCAGCAGCGTATCGCGCTGGCGCGTGCGATCGCGCCGAAGCCGAAGCTGCTGCTGCTCGACGAACCGCTGTCGGCGCTGGACGCCAAGGTGCGCGTTTCGCTGCGCGAGGAAATCCGCTCGATCCAGAAGAAGCTCGGCATCACCACCATTTTCGTCACGCACGACCAGGAAGAAGCGCTGTCGATCTCCGACCGCATCGCGGTCATGTATGGCGGCAAGGCCGAGCAGGTTGCCACGCCGTTCGAGATCTACAACCGGCCGGCGACCAAGTTCGTCGCCAACTTCGTCGGCACGCTCAACGTTCTCGAGGGCAAGGTCACCGATGCCGCATCAGGCAAGGTGCAGGTCAACACGCAGGAAGTCGAGTTGAAGGGCAAGCTCAACGGCTCGAAGTCCGGCGATACGCTGGCGCTGGCGCTGCGGCCAGAGGCAATTTCGCTCGGCCGTCAGCCCGGCCGCGATTCCAGCCTGTCCGGCGAGATTTCCGAAGTGCATTTCCTCGGTTCGGTAATCCGGGTCCGCGTCGGTATCGGCGGCAACACGGTGTCGCTCGACACGTTCAACAACTCGGCGACGCCGCCGCCCGCCGTTGGCGAGAAGGCTGAGATTTCGTTCTCGTCGGGCGATATGCTGGTGTTGCATTAG
- a CDS encoding ABC transporter permease yields the protein MKSGKFWAWVVFIVGAAYFFIPLMATVEFSLRMRRGVHSFDAYQIVLGDARFQSTFLYSVIAAIFTIILGILIVVPAAYWIRLRLPQLRPIVEFITLLPLVIPAIVIVFGYIRMYGSNSPLPFLGSNMGANALLVIGYATLSLPYMYRAVDTGLRTIDVRTLTEAAQILGAGWSTIIGRVILPNVLIAVLSGAFLTFAIVIGEFTMASLLNRPAFGPYLQNIGANRAYEPAALAIIAFAITWGCMSLIQILSRFAPKSANRPN from the coding sequence ATGAAGTCGGGCAAATTCTGGGCCTGGGTCGTCTTTATCGTCGGCGCTGCCTACTTCTTCATTCCGCTGATGGCAACGGTCGAATTCTCGCTGCGCATGCGGCGCGGCGTCCATTCCTTCGATGCCTATCAGATCGTGTTGGGCGATGCGCGCTTCCAGTCGACCTTCCTGTATTCGGTGATCGCTGCCATCTTCACCATCATCCTCGGAATCCTGATCGTGGTGCCGGCTGCATACTGGATCCGGCTGCGTCTGCCTCAGCTCAGGCCGATCGTCGAGTTCATCACATTGTTGCCGCTGGTCATACCGGCCATCGTCATCGTCTTCGGCTACATCAGGATGTACGGTTCGAATTCGCCGCTGCCGTTCCTGGGAAGCAATATGGGCGCGAACGCCTTGCTGGTGATCGGCTATGCGACGTTGTCGCTGCCTTACATGTATCGCGCAGTCGACACCGGGCTGCGCACAATCGACGTGCGGACATTGACGGAAGCAGCACAGATCCTGGGCGCGGGCTGGTCGACGATCATCGGCCGGGTTATTCTGCCCAATGTGCTGATCGCGGTGTTGTCAGGGGCGTTCCTGACCTTCGCGATCGTTATCGGCGAGTTCACCATGGCGAGCCTGCTCAACCGGCCGGCCTTCGGCCCTTACCTGCAGAACATCGGCGCCAACCGCGCCTATGAGCCGGCAGCCCTTGCCATCATCGCGTTTGCCATCACCTGGGGCTGCATGTCGCTCATCCAGATCCTGTCCCGCTTCGCGCCGAAATCGGCGAACCGCCCGAATTGA
- a CDS encoding ABC transporter permease has product MTDLTLSNQSLATRPAPPNEATAFRLPTQWIGVAPFFIFALMFLILPTIYLVVGAFQTGDGRFTLDNILQLVSDPSISASYWVSIKISFWSSIIGAFAGLAIAIAIVRGGLPSWTRSATLTFSGVASNFAGLPLAFAFLATLGRVGIVTTLLRDVLNINIYAMGFNFLTTSGLIAVYLFFQIPLMVVIIVPAIDGLKKEWGEAAATLGATQSQYWRMVVIPVIWPSFLGTVILLFANAFGAIATAYAFAGPALNIVPIKLYSQINGDVLHNPQLGYAIAFGMIVITGLANVFYIWFRTRSERWLK; this is encoded by the coding sequence ATGACCGATCTTACGCTTTCAAATCAGTCGCTTGCCACCAGGCCCGCGCCGCCGAACGAGGCGACTGCTTTCCGCTTGCCGACGCAATGGATCGGCGTGGCGCCGTTCTTTATCTTCGCCCTGATGTTCCTGATCCTGCCGACGATCTATCTCGTCGTGGGGGCGTTCCAGACCGGCGACGGTCGATTTACGCTGGATAACATCCTGCAGCTGGTCAGTGACCCATCGATCAGCGCTTCCTACTGGGTTTCGATCAAGATCAGTTTCTGGTCGTCCATCATCGGCGCCTTTGCCGGGCTTGCGATAGCCATCGCCATCGTGCGCGGCGGACTTCCAAGCTGGACGCGCTCCGCGACCCTGACCTTTTCGGGCGTCGCGTCGAATTTCGCCGGTCTGCCGCTGGCCTTCGCCTTCCTGGCGACACTCGGCCGTGTCGGCATCGTCACGACGCTGCTGCGTGATGTCCTCAATATCAACATCTATGCGATGGGCTTCAATTTCCTCACCACATCGGGGCTGATCGCCGTCTATCTGTTCTTCCAGATTCCCCTGATGGTGGTCATCATCGTGCCGGCCATCGACGGCTTGAAGAAAGAATGGGGGGAGGCGGCGGCCACGCTCGGCGCCACGCAGTCGCAATATTGGCGCATGGTGGTCATACCGGTGATATGGCCGAGTTTCCTCGGCACCGTCATCCTTCTGTTCGCCAATGCCTTCGGCGCCATTGCCACCGCCTATGCGTTTGCCGGCCCGGCACTCAACATCGTTCCCATCAAGCTCTATTCGCAGATCAACGGCGATGTGCTGCACAACCCGCAGCTCGGATATGCCATCGCCTTCGGCATGATCGTCATCACGGGCTTGGCCAACGTCTTCTACATCTGGTTCCGGACTCGCTCCGAGAGGTGGCTCAAATGA
- a CDS encoding ABC transporter substrate-binding protein → MFKFTGKVLSLSAATLMVSSVISSAASLDDLVKAAKAEGQLTTIALPHDWCGYGDVIAGFKAKYPGITINELNPDAGSGDEVEAIKANKDNKGPQAPDVIDVGLSFGPTAKADGLLMPYKVSTWDSIPDSAKDADGAWYGDYYGVLSFMVNKDLIKESPKDWADLLKPEFANAVAVAGDPRASNQAIQAVYAAGLSSGAAAGQAAGTAGLDFFKKLNAAGNFVPVVGKPATLAQGQTPILINWDYNALAGRDTLKGNPPVDVVVPKSGVVAGVYVQAISAFAPHPNAAKLWMEYLYSDEGQVGWLKGYCHPIRFNDLAKNGKIPADVLAKLPPAEAYASAAFPTLDEQGKAKEAISKNWDAVVGANVK, encoded by the coding sequence ATGTTCAAATTCACGGGGAAGGTGCTTTCCCTTTCGGCCGCGACCCTCATGGTGTCGTCGGTGATTTCGTCCGCGGCTTCGCTGGACGATCTCGTCAAGGCTGCAAAGGCTGAAGGCCAGCTCACGACCATCGCCCTGCCGCATGACTGGTGCGGCTATGGCGACGTCATCGCCGGCTTCAAGGCGAAGTATCCGGGAATCACCATCAACGAACTCAATCCCGACGCCGGCTCCGGCGACGAAGTCGAGGCGATCAAGGCCAACAAGGATAACAAGGGCCCGCAGGCTCCCGACGTCATCGACGTTGGCCTGTCCTTCGGTCCGACCGCCAAGGCCGATGGCCTGTTGATGCCTTACAAGGTATCGACCTGGGACTCGATCCCGGACAGCGCCAAGGATGCCGATGGCGCCTGGTACGGCGACTATTACGGCGTTCTGTCGTTCATGGTGAATAAGGACCTGATCAAGGAATCGCCGAAGGACTGGGCCGATCTCCTGAAGCCGGAATTCGCCAACGCGGTGGCCGTCGCTGGTGACCCGCGCGCCTCGAACCAGGCCATCCAGGCGGTGTATGCCGCCGGCCTGTCGTCGGGTGCCGCTGCTGGTCAAGCCGCCGGCACCGCTGGCCTCGACTTCTTCAAGAAGCTCAACGCCGCTGGCAATTTCGTCCCGGTCGTCGGCAAGCCTGCGACGCTGGCACAGGGCCAGACCCCGATCCTGATCAACTGGGATTATAACGCCCTTGCTGGCCGCGACACGCTGAAGGGCAACCCGCCCGTCGACGTCGTCGTGCCGAAGAGCGGCGTTGTCGCCGGTGTCTACGTGCAGGCGATCAGCGCTTTCGCTCCGCATCCGAATGCGGCCAAGCTCTGGATGGAATACCTCTATTCCGACGAAGGCCAGGTCGGCTGGCTGAAGGGCTATTGCCACCCGATCCGCTTCAACGATCTCGCCAAGAACGGTAAGATCCCGGCTGACGTGCTGGCCAAGCTGCCTCCGGCTGAAGCCTACGCTTCCGCTGCCTTCCCGACGCTCGACGAGCAGGGCAAGGCCAAGGAAGCCATCAGCAAGAACTGGGACGCCGTTGTCGGCGCCAACGTCAAGTAA
- a CDS encoding iron-containing alcohol dehydrogenase, which translates to MTKLISKWNYPTTVRFGAGRIKELPEVLAATGIKRPLFVTDPGLAKLPVVASTLKILDDAMVPYGVFSEVRPNPVESNLTAGIEVFKKGKHDGVIAFGGGSALDLGKLIAFQAGQTRPVWDFEDVGDWWTRANSDAIAPIIAVPTTAGTGSEVGRAGVITNEATHTKKVIFHPKLLPAIVIADPELSVGMPAFITAGTGMDALAHCLEAYCAPGYHPMADGIAVEGVRLVFENLPKAFANGKDLVARAHMMSAAAMGATAFQKGLGAIHSLSHPIGALYDTHHGMTNAVFMPYVLAFNRDSIEECISRLAAYCGIKGGFDGFAKAIIRLRKDLKVPHALPGLIKGLDMDKKRKALIADMAVVDPTAGGNPVKLTKKAALTLLENAIAGTV; encoded by the coding sequence ATGACCAAACTGATCTCCAAATGGAACTACCCCACCACTGTCCGCTTCGGCGCCGGACGCATCAAGGAACTGCCCGAGGTGCTGGCGGCAACCGGCATCAAGCGGCCCTTGTTCGTCACCGATCCGGGCCTGGCGAAACTGCCTGTCGTCGCCTCGACGCTGAAGATCCTCGACGATGCCATGGTTCCCTATGGCGTCTTCTCGGAGGTGAGGCCGAACCCGGTGGAATCCAATCTGACCGCCGGTATCGAAGTGTTCAAGAAGGGCAAGCACGACGGCGTCATCGCCTTTGGCGGCGGTTCGGCGCTCGACCTCGGCAAGCTGATCGCCTTCCAGGCCGGCCAAACGCGGCCGGTGTGGGATTTCGAGGATGTCGGCGACTGGTGGACGCGCGCCAATTCGGACGCCATCGCTCCGATCATCGCAGTACCGACCACCGCTGGCACCGGCTCGGAAGTCGGCCGTGCCGGTGTCATCACCAATGAGGCGACGCACACCAAGAAGGTCATCTTCCATCCCAAGCTGTTGCCGGCGATCGTGATCGCCGATCCGGAATTGTCGGTCGGCATGCCGGCCTTCATCACCGCCGGCACCGGCATGGACGCGCTCGCCCATTGCCTGGAAGCCTATTGCGCGCCGGGCTACCATCCGATGGCTGACGGCATCGCGGTCGAGGGTGTGCGCCTGGTGTTCGAGAACCTGCCAAAGGCCTTTGCCAACGGCAAGGACCTGGTCGCGCGCGCCCATATGATGAGCGCCGCCGCCATGGGCGCCACGGCCTTCCAGAAGGGGCTGGGCGCCATCCACTCGCTGTCGCATCCGATCGGCGCGCTCTACGACACCCATCATGGCATGACCAACGCCGTGTTCATGCCTTATGTGCTCGCCTTCAATCGCGACTCCATCGAGGAGTGCATTTCCCGCCTCGCCGCCTATTGCGGCATCAAGGGCGGCTTCGACGGCTTCGCCAAGGCGATCATCAGGCTGCGCAAGGACCTGAAGGTGCCGCACGCCCTGCCGGGCCTGATCAAGGGGCTCGACATGGACAAGAAGCGCAAGGCGCTGATCGCCGACATGGCGGTGGTCGATCCAACGGCCGGGGGCAACCCGGTCAAGCTGACCAAAAAGGCGGCGCTGACCTTGCTCGAAAACGCCATCGCGGGCACCGTCTGA
- a CDS encoding aldehyde dehydrogenase family protein, with protein METVRLKSPIDGSIYAERPVATDQAINAAVERAKAAQEKWAETPIVERGKYMLAMLEALVSMTDEIVPEIAWQMGRPVRYGGEFGGVKERTNYMVEIAEAALRPVPASNPKDGFRRYVKKDPLGVVMVIAPWNYPYLTAVNTIVPALMAGNAVILKHAAQTLLVGERFQQAFDKAGLPKGVFQNIVLNHAQTEKLLGSGKIDHVNFTGSVGGGRAIERAAAGTFMTPGLELGGKDPAYVLPDAKMDHAVANLVDGAFYNSGQCCCGIERVYVHEKVYDEFVEGFIAETRNYVVGNPLEQATTMGPMAQARFADLIREQKAEALRKGAKAHINMKVANDKSGSPYLAPEVLTEVDHQMSVMREESFGPIVGIMKVRNDEEAIALMNDSPYGLTASIWTRDTEHAVAIGNRVETGTVFMNRCDYLDPALVWTGVKNTGKGAALSAIGYDNLTRRKSFHLREAI; from the coding sequence TTGGAAACGGTAAGACTCAAATCCCCCATCGATGGCTCGATCTATGCCGAGCGGCCCGTGGCGACGGACCAGGCGATCAATGCCGCGGTCGAGCGCGCCAAGGCGGCGCAGGAGAAGTGGGCCGAGACGCCGATCGTCGAGCGCGGCAAATACATGCTCGCCATGCTCGAAGCGCTGGTCTCGATGACCGACGAGATCGTGCCGGAGATCGCCTGGCAGATGGGGCGGCCTGTCCGCTATGGCGGCGAGTTCGGCGGTGTCAAGGAACGCACCAACTATATGGTCGAGATCGCCGAGGCGGCGCTGAGACCGGTGCCGGCCTCTAATCCCAAGGACGGGTTCCGCCGCTATGTGAAGAAAGATCCGCTCGGCGTGGTCATGGTGATCGCGCCGTGGAACTACCCTTATCTGACCGCCGTGAACACCATCGTGCCGGCGCTGATGGCCGGCAACGCCGTCATCTTGAAGCACGCGGCGCAGACGCTGCTGGTCGGTGAACGCTTCCAGCAGGCGTTCGACAAGGCCGGCCTGCCAAAGGGTGTGTTCCAGAATATCGTGCTGAACCATGCTCAGACGGAAAAGCTGCTCGGCTCCGGCAAGATCGATCATGTCAACTTCACCGGCTCGGTCGGCGGCGGCCGTGCCATCGAAAGGGCGGCTGCAGGCACCTTCATGACGCCCGGCCTCGAACTCGGCGGCAAGGATCCCGCCTATGTGCTGCCCGACGCCAAGATGGACCATGCGGTGGCCAATCTGGTCGATGGCGCTTTCTACAATTCCGGCCAGTGCTGCTGCGGCATCGAGCGTGTCTATGTGCACGAAAAGGTCTATGACGAATTCGTCGAAGGCTTTATCGCCGAGACCAGGAACTATGTCGTCGGCAATCCTCTGGAGCAGGCGACGACGATGGGACCGATGGCGCAGGCGCGCTTCGCCGACCTGATCCGCGAGCAGAAGGCCGAAGCGCTGCGCAAGGGCGCCAAGGCACACATCAACATGAAGGTCGCTAACGACAAGAGCGGCTCACCCTATCTGGCCCCGGAGGTGCTGACCGAGGTCGACCATCAGATGAGCGTCATGCGCGAGGAGAGCTTTGGCCCGATCGTCGGCATCATGAAGGTTCGCAACGACGAGGAAGCGATCGCGCTGATGAACGACAGTCCCTATGGGCTGACGGCCTCGATCTGGACGCGCGACACCGAGCATGCGGTGGCGATCGGCAACCGCGTCGAGACCGGCACGGTGTTCATGAACCGCTGCGACTACCTCGATCCGGCGCTGGTCTGGACCGGCGTCAAGAACACCGGCAAGGGCGCGGCACTGTCAGCCATCGGCTACGACAATCTGACCCGGCGGAAATCCTTCCACCTGCGCGAAGCCATCTGA
- a CDS encoding type II toxin-antitoxin system VapC family toxin — MSEEPSLLLDTCAMIFIANDSQIDPHASREISEAAYDGRLYLSPMSAWEIGIGVAKGRLNLPLAPLDFVERFIERMSAKLSVISPAILIASSNLPGPPHGDPMDRILMASARALDMVLVTRDEPILRYGRNGHLRTLAC; from the coding sequence ATGAGTGAAGAGCCGAGCCTGCTTCTGGATACATGCGCGATGATCTTTATCGCGAACGACAGTCAAATTGATCCGCACGCAAGCCGGGAGATTTCGGAGGCGGCCTATGACGGTCGTCTCTATCTCTCCCCGATGTCGGCATGGGAGATCGGAATCGGTGTGGCCAAGGGCCGGCTCAACCTGCCATTGGCGCCACTTGATTTCGTGGAGCGATTCATCGAGCGAATGTCAGCAAAGCTCAGCGTTATTTCACCAGCCATTCTGATTGCGTCTTCCAACTTGCCTGGCCCGCCTCATGGCGATCCCATGGATCGGATACTGATGGCAAGTGCGAGAGCCTTGGACATGGTTCTGGTGACGCGAGACGAGCCCATCCTTCGCTATGGCCGCAATGGCCATCTGCGTACACTAGCCTGCTAA
- a CDS encoding glutamine synthetase family protein has product MAGNFSFDQLKKAISNGEIDTVLACIVDMQGRLAGKRFLAQYFVDSAYDETHGCNYLLAADIDMEPVPGYKAASWSKGYGDFVMKPDLATLRRIPWLDKTALVICDVLDHHTHDDLPHSPRAILKKQVKRLTERGYIGYFASELEFYLFNETYDSARKKHWQGLDTASPYIGDYQIGITTKEEGVMRRLRNEMEAAGIPIENSKGEWGPGQEEINVRYAEALDMADRHVILKNGAKEIAESEGKAISFMSKYNYGLAGNSSHIHNSLWSADGKTPLFFDKKADWTLSTLGQQWAAGQLKYAKEFTWFLAPYINSYKRFQAGTFAPTKIMWSEDNRTAGFRLCGEGTKGIRMECRIGGADLNPYLAFAALIASGLAGIDEKLELQKPFVGDAYQASRLPEIPKTLRDATETLAKSKMLKQALGEDVLEHYVHTAKWEQFEYDRRITDWELHRGFERY; this is encoded by the coding sequence ATGGCCGGAAATTTCTCGTTCGATCAGTTGAAGAAAGCGATCTCAAACGGTGAGATCGACACGGTGCTGGCTTGCATCGTCGACATGCAGGGCCGGCTGGCGGGAAAGCGGTTCCTGGCGCAGTACTTCGTCGATTCCGCGTATGACGAAACGCATGGCTGCAATTATCTGCTCGCCGCCGACATCGATATGGAGCCGGTGCCAGGCTACAAAGCGGCAAGCTGGTCGAAGGGTTATGGCGACTTCGTCATGAAGCCGGACCTTGCGACGCTGCGGCGCATTCCATGGCTGGACAAGACCGCCCTGGTGATCTGCGATGTGCTCGACCACCACACCCATGACGACCTGCCGCATTCGCCGCGCGCGATCCTGAAGAAGCAGGTCAAGCGGCTGACGGAGCGCGGCTATATCGGCTATTTCGCCTCCGAGCTCGAATTCTACCTTTTCAACGAGACCTACGATTCCGCCCGCAAGAAGCACTGGCAGGGTCTCGACACCGCCTCGCCCTATATCGGCGACTACCAGATCGGCATCACTACCAAGGAAGAAGGTGTCATGCGCCGGCTTCGCAATGAGATGGAAGCGGCCGGCATTCCGATCGAGAATTCCAAGGGCGAATGGGGTCCCGGCCAGGAAGAGATCAACGTGCGCTACGCCGAGGCGCTCGACATGGCCGACCGCCACGTCATCCTGAAGAACGGCGCCAAGGAGATCGCCGAGTCCGAGGGCAAGGCCATCTCGTTCATGTCCAAGTACAATTACGGGCTCGCCGGCAATTCCAGCCACATCCACAATTCGCTATGGAGCGCCGACGGCAAGACGCCGCTGTTCTTCGATAAAAAGGCCGACTGGACGCTATCGACGCTCGGCCAGCAATGGGCGGCGGGGCAGCTCAAATATGCCAAGGAGTTCACCTGGTTCCTGGCGCCCTACATCAATTCCTACAAGCGCTTCCAGGCCGGCACCTTCGCTCCGACTAAGATCATGTGGAGCGAGGACAACCGCACCGCCGGCTTCCGCCTGTGCGGCGAGGGCACCAAGGGCATCCGCATGGAGTGCCGCATCGGCGGCGCCGATCTCAACCCCTATCTCGCCTTCGCGGCGCTGATCGCGTCAGGCCTTGCCGGCATAGATGAGAAACTGGAGCTGCAAAAACCGTTCGTCGGCGATGCCTATCAGGCATCTCGTTTGCCGGAGATCCCGAAAACCCTGCGCGATGCCACCGAGACGCTGGCGAAGTCGAAGATGCTGAAGCAGGCGCTCGGCGAGGACGTGCTCGAACACTACGTGCATACCGCGAAATGGGAACAGTTCGAATACGACCGCCGGATTACAGATTGGGAACTGCACAGAGGGTTCGAGCGATATTAA
- a CDS encoding amino acid permease, whose protein sequence is MTAPGYTEVDKAEDIKVLHNMGYAQELERRLSRFSNFAVSFSIICILSGGINSLAQATSGAGGIGIGIGWLVGCFISLTFAVAMSQISSAYPTAGGLYHWGSILGNRGTGWVTAWLNLLGLITVLGAINVGTWTFFVGAFGPALGIEGTLTNQMIFLIIITGAQALINHLGIKLTAKLTDFSGYLIFFGAILIAVVCLISAEHWDFSRLFTFHNYSGDAGGGVWPSVSNAWVFALGLLLPIYTITGYDASAHTSEETIKAASSVPRAMVMSVIWSALFGYLFLVAFVLMIPNMDDAAKQGWNVFFWAFDQRVSPGVKEFVYLVVFVAQLLCGLATVTSASRMIFAFSRDGGLPGSGALAKVSPTYRTPVAAIWTASILSVLFVWGSTLVSVAGTSAYTIVVSCTVIFLFLSFIVPIVLGMLAWGTPKWDKMGPWNMGRGVFMLFGFLSIVSMVLIFVIGIQPPNDWALYITVGFFILTAIVWFAFERNRFQGPPLGDIIAARQAAIKAAEMAVGETGH, encoded by the coding sequence ATGACAGCACCGGGTTATACCGAAGTTGACAAGGCGGAGGACATAAAAGTCCTCCACAACATGGGCTACGCCCAGGAACTGGAGCGGCGGCTCAGCCGCTTTTCGAATTTCGCCGTTTCCTTCTCCATCATCTGCATCCTGTCGGGCGGCATCAACTCGCTGGCGCAGGCCACGTCCGGGGCCGGCGGTATCGGCATCGGCATCGGCTGGCTGGTTGGCTGCTTCATATCGCTGACCTTCGCGGTCGCCATGTCACAGATCAGCTCGGCCTATCCGACGGCCGGCGGCCTTTATCACTGGGGCTCGATCCTCGGCAATCGCGGCACCGGCTGGGTCACAGCCTGGCTCAACCTGCTCGGCCTCATCACCGTGCTCGGCGCCATCAATGTCGGCACCTGGACGTTTTTCGTCGGCGCCTTCGGACCTGCGCTCGGCATCGAGGGCACGCTGACCAACCAGATGATCTTCCTGATCATCATCACCGGCGCCCAGGCGCTGATCAACCATCTGGGCATCAAGCTGACGGCGAAGCTCACCGACTTTTCGGGCTACCTGATCTTCTTCGGCGCGATCCTGATCGCGGTGGTCTGCCTGATTTCGGCCGAACACTGGGATTTCAGCCGGCTGTTCACATTCCACAACTATTCCGGCGATGCCGGCGGTGGCGTGTGGCCGTCGGTGTCGAATGCCTGGGTGTTCGCCCTTGGCCTTTTGCTGCCGATCTATACGATCACCGGCTATGATGCCTCGGCGCATACCTCCGAGGAAACGATCAAAGCAGCCAGTTCCGTGCCTCGCGCCATGGTGATGTCGGTTATCTGGTCGGCATTGTTCGGCTATCTTTTCCTTGTCGCCTTCGTACTGATGATCCCCAATATGGACGACGCCGCCAAGCAGGGCTGGAACGTGTTCTTCTGGGCTTTCGACCAGCGCGTCAGTCCCGGCGTCAAGGAGTTCGTCTACCTCGTCGTGTTCGTTGCCCAGTTGCTCTGTGGCCTCGCCACCGTGACCTCGGCTTCGCGCATGATCTTCGCCTTCTCGCGTGATGGCGGCCTGCCCGGCTCGGGGGCACTCGCCAAGGTCAGCCCGACCTACCGCACGCCGGTGGCGGCGATCTGGACGGCGTCGATCCTGTCGGTGCTGTTCGTCTGGGGCTCGACACTGGTTTCGGTCGCCGGCACCTCGGCCTACACGATCGTGGTGTCCTGCACCGTTATCTTCCTGTTCCTCTCCTTCATCGTGCCGATCGTGCTTGGCATGCTGGCCTGGGGAACGCCGAAGTGGGACAAGATGGGGCCGTGGAACATGGGCCGCGGCGTCTTCATGCTGTTCGGCTTCCTGTCGATCGTGTCGATGGTCCTGATCTTCGTCATCGGCATTCAGCCGCCGAACGACTGGGCTCTCTACATAACCGTCGGTTTCTTCATCCTGACGGCGATCGTCTGGTTCGCCTTCGAGCGCAACCGCTTCCAGGGTCCGCCGCTCGGAGACATCATCGCGGCACGCCAGGCGGCGATCAAGGCGGCCGAGATGGCCGTCGGCGAGACCGGCCACTGA
- a CDS encoding N-formylglutamate amidohydrolase — MEQARPASLASSDTVGVTNPRGSSPFVLTCDHASNFLPAEFGTLGLAAEDLSRHIAWDPGALPVALRMAQALDATLVETRISRLVIDCNRPLDAPDLVPPVSETTAIPGNTGLSEKQRAARVALSWQPFHGAIERIVEDRLARGQETLLVSVHSFTPVYKGRNRPWHIGIIHDEDRRLASPLISALRRLAGVTVGVNEPYSPADRVYFTLERHARSRGLPCAMIEIRNDEISGETGQRKWADLLTGIFSNLEPEEARGSRSSAVGKSVQSASQE, encoded by the coding sequence ATGGAGCAAGCACGGCCCGCCAGCCTTGCATCGTCTGATACCGTAGGGGTAACCAATCCCCGCGGATCGAGCCCTTTCGTACTGACCTGCGATCACGCTTCCAACTTCCTGCCCGCCGAATTCGGCACGCTCGGCCTCGCCGCCGAGGACCTGTCCCGCCACATCGCCTGGGATCCCGGCGCGTTGCCGGTTGCATTGCGCATGGCGCAGGCGCTGGATGCGACGCTGGTTGAAACCCGCATTTCGCGTCTCGTCATCGACTGCAACCGGCCGCTCGACGCGCCGGACCTTGTGCCGCCGGTCAGCGAGACGACAGCCATACCGGGCAATACCGGCCTGTCGGAAAAACAGCGTGCGGCGCGGGTCGCCCTGTCCTGGCAGCCTTTTCATGGTGCCATCGAGCGCATCGTCGAAGACCGGCTGGCGCGCGGACAGGAGACGCTTCTGGTTTCCGTGCATTCCTTCACGCCGGTCTACAAGGGCCGCAACCGACCCTGGCATATCGGCATCATCCATGACGAGGACCGACGGCTGGCGTCTCCGCTGATATCGGCGCTGCGGCGGCTTGCCGGCGTCACCGTCGGCGTCAACGAACCCTATTCGCCTGCCGACCGCGTCTATTTCACGCTGGAACGGCATGCGCGCTCGCGTGGGCTGCCCTGCGCGATGATCGAAATCCGCAACGATGAAATCTCCGGCGAGACCGGGCAGCGGAAATGGGCGGATCTGCTCACAGGCATTTTTTCGAATCTGGAGCCCGAGGAGGCCAGGGGCTCTCGATCAAGTGCAGTTGGAAAGTCAGTTCAATCGGCCAGCCAAGAATAA